A single Musa acuminata AAA Group cultivar baxijiao chromosome BXJ2-1, Cavendish_Baxijiao_AAA, whole genome shotgun sequence DNA region contains:
- the LOC135599078 gene encoding tyrosine-protein phosphatase DSP3-like → MILEAAVQEGDAVVLGPILQREGEILTRSIGGDVLLLPPSNFGVVDRGIYRSGFPSEENFPFLKALNVRSIVYLCPEPYPKVNAEFVRSQGIRLFQFGIEGSRESFVTVSNRPIMEALRVLLDIRNHPILIHCKRGKHRTGCLVGCFRKLQNWCLSSMHEEYIKFASPKIRPSDMRFIEMFDVSHMMHCVLGIIYRYHGFGHQAPRLVYQKA, encoded by the exons ATGATCTTGGAAGCTGCTGTGCAGGAGGGGGATGCAGTAGTTTTAGGGCCAATCTTGCAGCGGGAGGGAGAAATCCTAACGAGGAGCATTGGCGGGGATGTGCTGCTGCTTCCGCCTTCTAACTTCGGGGTGGTGGACCGAGGGATCTACCGCTCCGGGTTCCCCAGCGAGGAAAATTTCCCCTTCTTGAAGGCTCTGAACGTGCGATCCATCGT GTACCTGTGCCCGGAACCGTACCCAAAGGTCAATGCCGAGTTCGTGAGGTCGCAGGGGATTCGGCTTTTCCAGTTTGGGATTGAAGGAAGCCGG GAGTCATTTGTAACTGTATCTAACCGTCCTATCATGGAGGCTCTAAGAGTCTTACTTG ATATAAGGAACCATCCTATTCTAATCCACTGCAAACGAGGAAAG CATCGGACCGGTTGCCTTGTCGGCTGTTTCAGAAAATTGCAGAATTGGTGCCTATCCTCCATGCACGAAGAATACATAAAATTTGCATCACCCAAGATTCGGCCATCAGACATGAGATTTATTGAGATGTTTGATGTTTCACACATGATGCATTGCGTACTTGGTATTATTTATAGGTACCACGGTTTTGGTCACCAGGCTCCACGCCTTGTTTATCAAAAGGCATAG